The window ATTGGTGATCGTATTCGAAAAGGGTAAACCATGAGCTCCTTCTTACGAAGACCCTCTTGTAATCAACCGGATTCTGCATTGATTTATCTTTAAAAACTATATACAAAATCAAAAATTTTGCACTTTATGAAACGATCAGAAAAGCACCCTATCTGCTGATATACAATAAAATATAGCAGTTTCACCTTTAAAAAAGCGCTTTTCTGACCACTTGTATATGAGATATATATATTGCGTTAACAATTCCGGGTGATTACTCTGTACATTATAACTGGTTGTAATATCAGTTGTATACAAATTCACACGTAATTGGTGAACAGATCAAACAAATGGGATTTTTATGAAAGCAAAGACATTCCTCTTTTCTCTGGCTCTTCTTTTTTCAACTGCTGCCATTGCATCAAGTTCGTATGCGCAATCCACAAATGTAGAGGTGGTGGAAAGCAGCGATGGCTGGCGTTTGATGGTTAATGGTGAAGCGATGATGGTGAATGGCATGAATTGGGATTATTTCCCGATTGGAACCAACTTCGATTACAGCATCTGGAACCAGCCTCCAGATATCATCCAGATGGCTCTTGACAATGAAATGAGCATGCTCAAGGCCATGGGTGTTAACGCCATTCGCGTTTATACCGGGATTCCGAAACAGTGGATTGAGTATATCTATGATAATTACGGAATCTATACCATGCTTAATCACTCTTTTGGGCGGTACGGACTCACCATTGATGGTGTATGGATGCCAAATACGGATTATTCCGACCCTAAAGTAATTGACCTTCTCATTAGTGAGGTAACCGAACTTGCCGAAGAGTACAGAGGTACGCGCGGGCTGCTGTTATATTTGCTCGGGAATGAAAACAACTACGGGCTTTTCTGGGACGGTGCTGAGACTGAGGATATTCCGATCGAAGACCGCGCATCCACGATCAGGGCACGGCACATGTACAGCCTCTTTAATGAAGGTGCGCTTGCTATCAAAGAAGTAGATTCATCTCGCCCTGTAGCCATGGCCAATGGAGACCTCCTTTTCCTCGATCTGATTACCGAACTGGTGCCGGACGTTGACATTTTTGGTGCAAACGTGTACCGCGGTGTTTCATTTACCGATATGTATACACGCGTACAAAATGAGTACGGAAAACCGGTGCTGCTCACGGAATTTGGTGCGGATGCATTCAATGCCAAGACAAATCAGGAAGATCAGGTTTGTCAGGCATACTATTTCCACGGCAATTGGAAAGAAGTATATGAGTATGCGGCGGGATTGGGCAAAACCGGTAACTCAATCGGTGGATTCTCATTCCAGTTCAGTGATGGCTGGTGGAAGACTGGACAAACCGTGGAACTGGATATTCATAACACGGAAGCCTCATGGGCAAACGGCGGGTATCAGTGCGACTACGTTGAAGGCCAAAATAATATGAATGAGGAGTGGTTTGGAGTAGCTGCGAAAGGTCCGACCGACCATCGCGGTATGTACGATCTCTACCCAAGGGCGGCATACTATGTATTGATGGAAGTTCATGACTTTGATCCGTATGCACCGGGAACCACGATGGGAGAGATTGAGGAATATTTTGAGTCGATATCCTTACAGGAAGCACGGCTGAGAGCCCGTAGTGATAAAGCAGCGCTAGAAAGTCAGCGCAGCAGTTTGATCAGGCTCAGTCGGTTTACTGCTGAATTTTCTACATTCAATACGGGAGGAAGTTTGCTTACAACCCCTGAGGAAGCCAATCCCCGTAACCCGGTTTATCCCAATCAACAGGGTTTTGATCATATGCAGTCTATCTATCTCGGCGTTGAGGCCAATCCTGCTCCAAATGTGAGGGCAGAGGCGGAGTTTAACATTCTGGGAAACGTGGCTCAGAATCCAATTGATGAAATATTTTATGAAAACCGCGGACGCCCGGTATTATTGGAAGGAGTAAATGAGGAAGTTACGGTTGAATCACTAAAAAGGGTGCAGCTTTACAGGGCTACGTACGACTGGAACCATCAATGGTTCGACCTGACCGGTTTTTATCGAAGCGGAAGATATCACTGGGGGTATGAAGGGGACTTTTTTGGTCTGTACCCCGAAGCCAACTACGGCCCGAATATTGATATTTATAACGGTATAGCACCGTTCGGTTTTGAAATGGAAGGGAAGCAAAGTCTTGATGGTTTAAAGCTGGCTTTTGGACCGGAACTATGGTGGGGAGCGAACCCCGCTGTGCTTCTAAAATACACCAGAGAGGTGTCGGGATATGAGGTTACCGGTATATTTCATGAAGACATTGAAAGACAGTCAACGGCAGTCAGTTCGTTTGCCATACCGCAGCCCAAAACCAGAAGGTTTACGCTTGCCGTATCTAAAGAGATTGGCAAACTGGGTGTTGATGTTGGCGGCATGTGGGGAGGCCAGCCTCTGAACGGAAGAGTATTTCAGCTTGTAAGGGAGCAGGAGGACGGAAGCTTTCGGGTTTTCCAGGATGAGATCAAGCCGATGGATAACTGGGGCGGTAAAATCAAAGTTACCTATGAGGGCGGACGTTTTAACTGGTATGCACAGTCTGCACTGATGGGCCTTGTAGCAAGAGGCGGATACGATCAAACTCAGACATTTACCGGATGGAGACTGAAAGATACCGGAAGCGGAAATCAGTATAACGTTCTCTCGGGGCTTACATACAGTTTTGGGAATCTTCAGATCGCACCGAACTTCTTATGGCAAAAGCCGATTGAAGGTCCTATTCCGGGTGATGTACAGGCACCGGGTCGTCCCAGGAATATCATCGACGACCCTTTTGCTGTTCGCGAAAACCGTGAGACCATTGCCGGAGAGATTCTTTTTACGTACGACCCCACACCGGCTACCTGGATGTATCAATGGGATAGCGACAATGCAGAAAATGCAGACTTTGCCATCAGTGCGGGTTTCGTCTATCGCCACCATCCAACCACACAGGATGCGGCTATTGGTATTTTCCCTGACGGACGCACCACGTTTGCCTTTCCGGGAGCACCATCCGCAGAAGACCTGTGGGAAGTGCATGCACGGGTAGTTTCAAAACCGACTCGCGAATTTGGGGTAATTGCTATGCTGTACGGTGGCAAGGGGCAGGCCAACGGTGACGATGAACGCATTATATACCGGTATGGCGCGGATATGCGTGTTCTTTATAAAAACCTTATGCTAAATTCTTTTGTCAGAGTGGATGACTGGGGTCCCTACGATTATCATCGTGACTTTAACCTCACATTCCCGCTGCAGACGATGGCAGACCTTTCACTCACACTGGGTCAGCCAGACTGGTGGAATATGCCTGCAACACGGATTGGAGTACGGGGTACATGGCGCTCGCTCGACAGGTTTTCACCCCGGTACGCGCCTGTGCAAAGTGTAGATGCAAACGGAAATACAGTTATCAACCGTGATATCACCGGTTTCGATAACGGCACTGAGTGGGAATTCAGAACCTACGTTCAAATACATATTTAATTCATTTCAAATTAAGCCGGTCAGAAAAATGAAGACAGAAAAACAAAACGGTTATCAAAAAATTATTTTTTCCGGTCTGATACTGCTTCTTGCAGTCTGGGGCTGTGAGCGGAGCGTTAGCGATCTGGAGGAAGCAGATTTTCCCGACAATCCGAACGTATTCCTTGATACATTCAGTTCAAGCCTGAATTATGCTGTATTTGAGGGGGCCGTTCCTGAAGCGTTTCAGGTGGATGAAGAGGAAACCTACGACAACACCATTGCATCCATGCGGTTCGATGTTCCCGATTTTGGCGATCCGAGGGGAAGCTATGCTGGAGGAGCATTTTTTACCTCTGTGCCACGGGATTTAACCGGTTATAATGCACTTACCTTTTGGGCCCGCGGCGATCAATCAAGTACGATTGGTGTGATGGGGCTTGGTATTGATCTGGGTGAAAACAGGTTTCAGGCCTCGGTCACAGACATTCAGGTATTTCGAAACTGGAAAAAATATATTATTCCGATTCCCGACCCGGAAAAACTGGTTGAGGAGAGCGGTATGCTGTTCTATTCTTCAGGTCCGATAGATGGTGAAGGCTACACGTTCTGGGTGGATGAAGTGAAATTTGAAAACCTGGGAACCATAGCTTTCAGATCGGCATCCATTTTCAATGGAGATGACAGAAATGTAACAGCTCAAAATGGCCAGACGGTCAATATTGAGGGGCTTGTTTCGACACACGGACTACCTGACGGAACCGATCAAACCGTGAACACGTCACCATTCTATTTCACGTTTACATCTTCAAATGAATCAGTTGCCCAGGTAGCCGATAACGGTGAAGTTACCGTTGTGGGAGAAGGTCAGGCTGTAATTACCGCACAGTTCAGAGGCAGTGATGCCAATGGCTCACTGACGGTAAATTCATCGGGTGAAGCTGTAGAGCCTGAGGATCTGCCCCCGGCGCCAACGCAGGATCCGGCAGACGTCATTTCAATGTATACAAATGTCTACGATAATGTTACCGTTGACACATGGAATACAGGTTGGGAATTCTCTACGGCCCAGGAATCATTTATCCAGATACAGGGTCAGGATGTAATTCGTTACCAAAATCTCAATTTTGTCGGAATTGAATTTGCATCAGAAACCATCGATGCCTCGGGTATGACACATTTCAGGCTCGATATCTGGACTCCGGATCCAACGGATCTGCCGAATGAGTTCAAAGTACTGCTGGTAGATTTCGGTGCAGATAATGTATTTGGCGGAGGGGATGACTCGCAGCACGAAGTAACATTTACCAGCCCTGTGCTGTCCACAGAAAGCTGGGTTACACTCGATATTCCACTGAGTGATTTCAGCGGACTTCAAAACCGTGAAAACCTTGCGCAGCTTGTTCTTTCAGGGGATCTGCCGAATGTATATGTGACCAACGTATATTTCTACGCAGGCGAAACAAGCGAACCAGAAACACCTGAGGCGCCGGCGCCAACTCCTACTGAAGACGCTGCAGATGTAATAAGCCTCTTTAGCGATGCTTATTCTGACGTAGCTGTGGATACCTGGAGAACAGACTGGTCTTCTGCTGTTCTGGAAGATATTGATATACAGACCAACGCAACGAAGAAATATTCAGCGCTCGATTTTGTGGGTATTGAAACCACAGGCCAGAATCTTGTGGATGCATCGAGTATGGACTTCATGCATATTGATCTCTGGACACCGAATATGACTACAGTTCGAATCAAGCTTGTGGATTTTGGTGCCAATGGGGCATTTGATGGCGGTGACGACTCGGAACATGAAATTATATTCGACAACCTGCCTACTTCACAGTGGAATTCACTGAAGATCCCGATGTCTGATTTCACCGGGCTGCAGGCACAGTCGAATCTTGCTCAGTACATCCTGTCGGGCTTACCGGCCGGTCAGGGTATTCTGTATGTCGATAATGTTTACTTTTCAACGGAAAGTGCGCAGCCTTAGGCCGTTGGGGATGATTATTTGAACTACACGTAGTAAAAAGGATAGATTTATCCATTCAAGACAAAAGACAGATATTTCCGGGGAAGTCGGATCACGTACTGATACTTAACCGGGAATATCTTCATTTAAAAACAAGTTCTCAGAAACTAATAAGCATACAATGACCAGATCAGCTTTATTTTGTGCAGTACTCATATTGACATTTCTCACAACAGCTTGCGGAACGGAAAGCAGTTCTGAAACTGATGGGGAAGAAAGCTGGCAGCTTGTATGGAGTGATGAATTTGACGGAACGGCCGGTACTGTTCCCAACAGTGATAACTGGACCTACGATATTGGAAGGGGCAGTAACGGCTGGGGTAATCAGGAGCTGCAATACTACACGGATCGTCCTGAAAATGCGTCACTCGACGGTGACGGAAACCTGGTAATTACCGCAATAAGAGAGTCATTTGGCGGTGCATCATACACCTCGGCCAGAATTCTGACTCAGGATCTTTTCGAGCAGCAATATGGCCGATTTGAAGCGAGATTGAAAACTCCTTACGGACCGGGTATATGGCCTGCATTCTGGATGCTGGGTTCAAATTTTGAAACCGTTGGCTGGCCAACGTCAGGAGAAATTGACATTATGGAACTGCGAGGCCAGGAGCCCAGTAAAATAGCCGGCTCCATACACGGTCCCGGATTTTTTGCAGGTAATGCGATTACAAGATCCTATACTCTGCCGGACGGCCGGTTTGATACCGATTATCATCTGTTTGCCATAGAGTGGTCGCAGGATAAAATTGATTTTTATGTGGATGACGTACGCTATCAGACGATTACCCGGGCCGATGTAAGCAACAGAAATGGTACGTGGGTATTTGATCAGCCATTTTTTATGATTATGAATATTGCCGTTGGAGGTACTTATGTAGGTCCCCCGTCTCAGCAAACTACATTTCCACAAGAAATGGTCATCGATTACGTAAGAGTGTATTCTAAGGCTGAATAAAAGGGGACAATTCTGCCGGGGACGGGGTATATTAAAGGCTGGCTGTTTGGCTATTGTTAATCTATAAATACATTAATACTAAAACGGGATCTATTTTGAGCAGCGACATTTCCATTCTGGAATCTGGAAACGAAAAATGGTTTAAAATTACCAATTTTGATCACCAGCGCCCTTTCTTTATGAGCGTGGTGAGCGATTCAAATCACTGGATGTTTATTTCAAGCAACGGTGGGCTTACCGCAGGCCGGAAAAATTCGGAATTTGCCCTGTTTCCGTACTATACAGATGACAAAATTACGGATTTAGCAGAAACTACAGGCAGTAAAACCATTTTCCGAGTTGGAACCGGTGATGCCGCACTGACCTGGGAACCCTTTTCAATCAGGAACCAGGGAAAATTTGACATTACCCGCAATCTCTACAAGAACAAGTACGGCAACAAGGTCCGGTTCGAAGAGGTAAATCACACCCTGGGGCTCTCTTTCAGCTATGAATGGAATTCAAGTAACCTGTTCGGATTTGTAAAAAAATCCGCCTTGCAGAATTTGTCAGGTGAGACTCAACATGTTGAATTGCTCGATGGTATTCAAAATGTGCTGCCCTATGGAATTGAAAGTGCCATGCAGTCTGCCTCGAGCAACCTCGCTGATGCGTACAAGCGCAGTGAGCTGGTCAAAGATACAGGGGTGGGTATCTTTGCACTGAGTGCAATTATTGTGGACAAAGCTGAGCCTAGTGAGGCACTCAAGACTAATATTGCCTGGTCGCTGGGCCTCGATAATCCGACGTATCTTCTCTCGTCACTGCAGCTAAAGCATTTCAGAAGCGGGGAGAACGTACAGCAGGAAACAGATATAAAAGGAGAGAAGGGAGCCTATTTCGTTCAAGCCGGCATAACACTTGGTTCTGACGAACAGAAACAATGGAACATCGTTGCCAATGTAAATCAAAATCAGTCGCAGATTATCGCATTGAATAAAGCAATCGGTGAGGACGAAGATCTGAAAAGCCGCCTGGAAGAGGATATTGACAGAGGAACGGATAAGCTCTTCAGGCTCACGAATGCAGCCGACGCCATGCAGCTCAGCTCTGATGAATTGAAGAATGCGCGGCACTACTCGAATGTGCTTTTCAACATTATGAGAGGGGGTATATTTGATGATGATTACAGAATAGAGAAGCGTGATTTTCTGTCATACCTTGAGGGAGCCAGTCGTGACGTATACCGGAAGTACCACACTATTGCGGACTCCCTCGATGAGATATTTGACAAATCTGATCTTGAGCGCGTTATATCTCAATATGATGACGCAGATCTGAAGAGGCTTGCGATAGAATATCTGCCACTGAAATTCAGCCGCCGTCACGGCGATCCTAGCCGCCCATGGAACAGGTTTTCGATTAACACGCGCAGCGAGGTTGATGGATCCAAAATCCTCGACTATGAGGGAAACTGGAGAGACATATTCCAAAACTGGGAAGCTCTTGTCCACTCCTACCCCGACTTTATTGAAGGAATGATCTACAAATTCCTGAACGCCTCTACTTTTGACGGATACAACCCGTACCGGGTAACAAAAGGCGGATTCGACTGGGAAACCATCGACCCGGATGATCCATGGTCGTACATCGGTTACTGGGGTGATCATCAAATTATTTACCTGCTCAAATTCCTGGAGTTTTACAGAGACTTGCAAGCTGATGCAGCAGACCGGCTTTTCAAAACGGACTGTTTTGTATATGCGAACGTACCCTATCGCATCAAGTCGTATGGAGAGATATCAAAAGATCCTAAAAACACCATCGATTTCGATGAAGAGAGCGATAGTGAAATTCGTCAGAAAGTTGATCAAAAAGGAGCCGACGGGGCCCTTCTGTCGAGTTCCCGCAACGACATTCATCATGTAAATTTTCTTGAAAAGATACTTGCTACTGTCCTGTCGAAAGTATCCAATTTTATACCGGAAGCCGGTATCTGGATGAATACACAGCGACCCGAATGGAATGATGCCAATAATGCTTTGGTGGGGAATGGCGTTTCGATGGTTACCCTGTACTACCTTAGAAGGTTTTTGAATTTTCTGGAAGACGTTTTGACGGATTCGGATACGGATGAGGTTCTTGTATCGGAAGAACTGGCAGGTTTTTTCAACAGGATTTCTGAAATTCTCAGTCAGAACCGTGATCTGCTTGACGGTCATTTGGATGACGGGAGCAGGAAAGCTGTCACAGACGCTTTGGGAATGGCAGGAAGTGATTACCGGCACAACATATACGACAATGGATTCAGCGGCGACAAACAGACTGTTACCACAGATGAAATAGCTGAATTTGTTCGGATAGCGTTGGAGTGGACAGATCATACTATCTCTTTGAACCGAAGAGATGATCATCTATTCCACGCATATAATCTGATGAGTATAAAACCGGACGGAATATCTGTTTCAAGGCTTGATGAAATGCTTGAAGGGCAGGTGGCCGTTTTGAGCTGCGGCATTCTTGATGCGAATGAGTCGCTGCAGCTCCTGGATGCTCTTCGAAATAGCAAGCTGTACAGGCCGGACCAAAACAGTTACATGCTCTACCCGAATAAGGATCTCCCCGGGTTTTTGGAAAAGAATACCATTCCAGAAGAGCTGGTCAAAAAATCCCGCCTGCTGATGCAGATGGTAAGTGATGACAACAAGAGTATCATAAACAGGGATGTTGAGGGAGGGTATCACTTCAACGGGAATTTCAGGAATGCAGGCGACCTGAAAAAAGCACTCGAAAAACTCAAATCCACCAAGTATGGAGATTTGATTCATGAAGAGGAGGAGTTGATACTCGATATTTTCGAAGAGGTTTTCAATCATAAAGCATTTACCGGCAGATCGGGGACTTTTTTCGCTTATGAGGGTTTGGGCTCCATATACTGGCATATGGTATCCAAACTGCATCTGGCCGTAACTGAAGTATGCCTGAATGCGGTGGATAAGCAGGCTGATGCGGATGTAGTCGGTCAGCTAAAAGAGCATTTTCATGAAATTGGAAAGGGAATAGGAATT of the Rhodohalobacter mucosus genome contains:
- a CDS encoding glycoside hydrolase family 2 TIM barrel-domain containing protein — its product is MKAKTFLFSLALLFSTAAIASSSYAQSTNVEVVESSDGWRLMVNGEAMMVNGMNWDYFPIGTNFDYSIWNQPPDIIQMALDNEMSMLKAMGVNAIRVYTGIPKQWIEYIYDNYGIYTMLNHSFGRYGLTIDGVWMPNTDYSDPKVIDLLISEVTELAEEYRGTRGLLLYLLGNENNYGLFWDGAETEDIPIEDRASTIRARHMYSLFNEGALAIKEVDSSRPVAMANGDLLFLDLITELVPDVDIFGANVYRGVSFTDMYTRVQNEYGKPVLLTEFGADAFNAKTNQEDQVCQAYYFHGNWKEVYEYAAGLGKTGNSIGGFSFQFSDGWWKTGQTVELDIHNTEASWANGGYQCDYVEGQNNMNEEWFGVAAKGPTDHRGMYDLYPRAAYYVLMEVHDFDPYAPGTTMGEIEEYFESISLQEARLRARSDKAALESQRSSLIRLSRFTAEFSTFNTGGSLLTTPEEANPRNPVYPNQQGFDHMQSIYLGVEANPAPNVRAEAEFNILGNVAQNPIDEIFYENRGRPVLLEGVNEEVTVESLKRVQLYRATYDWNHQWFDLTGFYRSGRYHWGYEGDFFGLYPEANYGPNIDIYNGIAPFGFEMEGKQSLDGLKLAFGPELWWGANPAVLLKYTREVSGYEVTGIFHEDIERQSTAVSSFAIPQPKTRRFTLAVSKEIGKLGVDVGGMWGGQPLNGRVFQLVREQEDGSFRVFQDEIKPMDNWGGKIKVTYEGGRFNWYAQSALMGLVARGGYDQTQTFTGWRLKDTGSGNQYNVLSGLTYSFGNLQIAPNFLWQKPIEGPIPGDVQAPGRPRNIIDDPFAVRENRETIAGEILFTYDPTPATWMYQWDSDNAENADFAISAGFVYRHHPTTQDAAIGIFPDGRTTFAFPGAPSAEDLWEVHARVVSKPTREFGVIAMLYGGKGQANGDDERIIYRYGADMRVLYKNLMLNSFVRVDDWGPYDYHRDFNLTFPLQTMADLSLTLGQPDWWNMPATRIGVRGTWRSLDRFSPRYAPVQSVDANGNTVINRDITGFDNGTEWEFRTYVQIHI
- a CDS encoding glycosyl hydrolase family 16; its protein translation is MKTEKQNGYQKIIFSGLILLLAVWGCERSVSDLEEADFPDNPNVFLDTFSSSLNYAVFEGAVPEAFQVDEEETYDNTIASMRFDVPDFGDPRGSYAGGAFFTSVPRDLTGYNALTFWARGDQSSTIGVMGLGIDLGENRFQASVTDIQVFRNWKKYIIPIPDPEKLVEESGMLFYSSGPIDGEGYTFWVDEVKFENLGTIAFRSASIFNGDDRNVTAQNGQTVNIEGLVSTHGLPDGTDQTVNTSPFYFTFTSSNESVAQVADNGEVTVVGEGQAVITAQFRGSDANGSLTVNSSGEAVEPEDLPPAPTQDPADVISMYTNVYDNVTVDTWNTGWEFSTAQESFIQIQGQDVIRYQNLNFVGIEFASETIDASGMTHFRLDIWTPDPTDLPNEFKVLLVDFGADNVFGGGDDSQHEVTFTSPVLSTESWVTLDIPLSDFSGLQNRENLAQLVLSGDLPNVYVTNVYFYAGETSEPETPEAPAPTPTEDAADVISLFSDAYSDVAVDTWRTDWSSAVLEDIDIQTNATKKYSALDFVGIETTGQNLVDASSMDFMHIDLWTPNMTTVRIKLVDFGANGAFDGGDDSEHEIIFDNLPTSQWNSLKIPMSDFTGLQAQSNLAQYILSGLPAGQGILYVDNVYFSTESAQP
- a CDS encoding glycoside hydrolase family 16 protein; its protein translation is MTRSALFCAVLILTFLTTACGTESSSETDGEESWQLVWSDEFDGTAGTVPNSDNWTYDIGRGSNGWGNQELQYYTDRPENASLDGDGNLVITAIRESFGGASYTSARILTQDLFEQQYGRFEARLKTPYGPGIWPAFWMLGSNFETVGWPTSGEIDIMELRGQEPSKIAGSIHGPGFFAGNAITRSYTLPDGRFDTDYHLFAIEWSQDKIDFYVDDVRYQTITRADVSNRNGTWVFDQPFFMIMNIAVGGTYVGPPSQQTTFPQEMVIDYVRVYSKAE